A DNA window from Ammospiza caudacuta isolate bAmmCau1 chromosome 21, bAmmCau1.pri, whole genome shotgun sequence contains the following coding sequences:
- the FBXW5 gene encoding F-box/WD repeat-containing protein 5, with protein MDAGCPRLPDTVLFEIFLYLDHADVLSVGLVCQQWRAVARDEFLWKELFYRYYRVSRDVPRHPGAVSWYEEFQRLYDTIPCVEVQALKEHNDQVLHLSFSHSGCLFASCSKDCTVKIWSNELDISLQHSSNMRPYNWSYTQFSQFNSDDSLLLVSGVFVGPHNSSSGEIAVISMENFTLLSRVRNKPYDVFGCWLNETNLISGNLHRIGRITSCSVLWLNNAFQGIESENVNVVKRLFKIQNLNASTIRTVMVADCSRYDSPDLLLDYEEQLAASSPCPGFDLGSDSEEEGAKPRPPPEPAVQELPDVPAEHGLQQLFDGIMEGHGRPAMTDTELETKVAELFVRNRTKPPEPNLLPTDSNSKTKYLIFTTGCLTYSPHQIGIKRILPHQMTTAGPVLGEERRSDEFFDSLDHVIDIHGHIIGMGLSPDHRYLYVNSRAWPRDCVISDPMQPPPIAEEIDLHVFDLKTMKEVKRALRAHRAYTPNEECFFIFLDVSRDFVASGAEDRHGYIWDRHYNICLAKLQHDNVVNSVAFSPVEQELLLTASDDTTIKVWRSPRAMRIRQARRPRPRKLLFSWLLNQKS; from the exons ATGGACGCGGGCTGCCCCCGGCTCCCGGACACCGTCCTGTTCGAGATCTTCCTGTACCTGGACCACGCCGACGTGCTCTCGGTGGGGCTCGTCTGCCAGCAGTGGCGCGCCGTGGCCCGCGACGAGTTCCTGTGGAAGGAGCTTTTCTACCGCTACTACCGCGTGTCCCGGGACGTGCCCCGGCACCCAG gtgctgtcTCGTGGTACGAGGAGTTCCAGAGGCTCTACGACACCATCCCCTGCGTGGAGGTGCAGGCCCTGAAGGAGCACAATGACCAAGTTTTGCACCTGAGCTTCTCCCACTCTGGCTGCCTGTTTGCATCATGCTCCAAAGACTGCACGGTCAAG ATCTGGAGCAATGAGCTGGAcatctccctgcagcacagctccaacaTGAGGCCATACAACTGGAGCTACACCCAGTTCTCCCAGTTCAACTCGGATgactccctgctgctggtgtcCGGTGTCTTTGTGGGGCCTCACAACTCCTCCTCAGGGGAGATTGCTGTCATCAGCATGG AGAACTTCACGCTGCTTTCCAGGGTGAGGAATAAGCCCTATGATGTGTTTGGCTGCTGGCTGAACGAAACCAACTTGATATCAGGCAATCTGCATCGGATTGGACGCATCACCTCGTGCTCAGTGCTGTGGCTGAACAATGCTTTCCAG GGCATTGAGTCTGAGAATGTGAATGTAGTGAAGCGACTGTTCAAAATCCAGAACCTGAATGCCAGCACCATCCGGACCGTGATGGTGGCTGACTGCAGCCGCTACGACTCCCCGGATCTGCTCCTGGACTACGAGGAGCAGCTGGCTGCTTCCTCCCCCTGCCCGGGCTTTGATCTTGGCAGTGACAGCGAGGAGGAAGGGGCCAAGCCCAGGCCGCCTCCGGAGCCAGCCGTACAGGAATTGCCAGATGTGCCAGCAGAGCacgggctgcagcagctctttgaTGGGATCATGGAGGGCCACGGGAGGCCTGCCATGACCGACACAGAGCTGGAGACAAAGGTGGCCGAGCTGTTTGTGCGAAACAGAACTAAACCGCCCGAGCCAAACCTGCTCCCCACAGACAGCAACAGCAAGACAAAGTACTTGATCTTCACCACAGGATGCCTCACCTACTCCCCGCACCAGATAG GGATTAAGAGGATCCTGCCCCATCAGATGACGACGGCAGGGCCGGTGCTGGGGGAGGAGCGGCGCTCGGACGAGTTCTTTGACTCCCTGGATCACGTCATCGACATCCACGGGCACATCATCGGCATGGGCCTCTCCCCTGACCACCG GTACCTGTATGTGAACAGCCGGGCCTGGCCACGGGACTGCGTCATCTCGGACCCGATGCAGCCGCCTCCCATCGCGGAGGAGATCGACCTGCACGTGTTCGACCTGAAGACCATGAAGGAGGTGAAGCGAGCGCTGCGCGCACACCGCGCCTACACGCCCAACGAGGAGTGCTTCTTCATCTTCCTGGACGTCAGCAGGGACTTCGTAGCGAG TGGGGCAGAGGATCGACACGGCTACATCTGGGATCGGCACTACAACATCTGCCTGGCCAAGCTGCAGCATGACAATGTGGTGAACTCAGTGGCATTCAGCCcggtggagcaggagctgctgctgacagccagTGACGACACCACCATCAAGGTGTGGCGCTCCCCACGGGCCATGCGCATCCGGCAGGCCAGGAGGCCCCGGCCTAGGAAACTGCTCTTCTCCTGGCTCTTGAACCAGAAAAGCTGA